The sequence ataaattcagattttctttagtttaataaaatattaaaaccatttaaaaaattatgaaaataggTTTAGTGTTTCTTAGatcaaacttaaaattaaggaattaaaatgattaaatgatCACATTTTATAtccttaaatatatattctttttttctatttttcaattaatttttttttgaatttatatatattaataaatgagataATTACGTTTTTAGTATGAATTTGTCAAAAAATAACAATcgagtaattaaatttttaaaattaacaattaagtaTGGCAatctgtaaaaaaaatatcaaaatggtatttttagcatatgtgacttttagatttttttttaaatttttatagatataaatgagagagtaaaaattattaaacacataaaaaaactaaaatgaatTCATTAGTGAAATAGCTTTAGGCTAAAATTCATCTTATATAACTCCCTTTgtttaatttctattaatcCTCAATTTAGTAGCCatgattattaatttctaatttataaatcCTAATATTTATTGCGTTATAACTCTAATGACTTAATAAAAACACGTTTATATATGATAGATAAgttaatcattttattatttttataatactctttactatagattttttattttatattttatttaacataaaaaagaagttaaCATCGACATTTATAATATGTGACTTgctaaaaatactattttattattttttgacaaatttagacagcaaaaatataattatcccTTTACAAATCTAACTCTCTTTACTTAAAAGTGAATTATTacctttcaaaaaaaaaaaatgctaacttgaaacaaaattttgaagaatttgattgtaagtaatatagtattaaaaaaggtataaagactataaactatatatagattataaatttagattagAATCATAttgtaatatttctttttagcaTTTTTGTACAATATTACTGCAGAAAAATTATTCCTATAAAACGAAACGTTATTAAATCAAATGTTAAGACATTattgagaagaaaataatttttccatctgaataaattaaaaaaataataaataacaaataagCTATCCATATTATTAGATGAATAAAGGATaccaattataaataaaattatgctaaaaatcAGATCAAttagaaagtattaatttatattatttgatatgAGTCTGATATTTAATGGTAagtttaaagataaaattaaacttttattatactaaattaaacttttaataagtATAACAACTAAACTAAACCAAACATTATGtgaatttgtaaatttttaaaaatatcaggAGAGtaatactaattattattattattattattattatatttattattattgttattattatttaaatgtgTAAGTCTATTTTcagaatataaattaaatgagtCCTTTTGATATTAAATGTATTCATTAGTTTGTGGCATTAGCAAATATAGGTTGTAAAACAAACATAGATTTGCAAATTGCTACAATAAGGTAACACTattcagaaaaataattatgtatttttaatattacgAGTGAAGCgacttaattattatatatctagagccattaaaattagaaataaatttataatatgcaACATATTATtccaattttataaaaaaaaaatatgaaactaaaatataatttacacTGCATATATTACTTTAGCCTCTCAACACTagttatatatacatttttatatatatttagtaaatttttcttgtattataGAATATCATACTTAGTCGAATTCATTATAAATTCAAGATTATGCAAATTCCCCATAATTCATTCCCATTGccatttattaaaatattggtAAAATAAGcttatagatattttaatagtcTTTGAAAAATAGTATAGAAATTGttttaatacatattaatttcTCTCCAATATCTTAAATatgttgaaataaaatttggtcTTACCAACTTTTAGAGTTATAAATCATATACTAACTATTATTAAttcattcaaaattttatattttgatataatgtATTTGGCATTGTGGGTAGTtgctaaatttatattatttataatataaatcagTCATATaatgtattatttatgaattccaaatacatgaacagtatttttttttttttaaatgcatGAATAgcatataatataatagataTCTCAAGTAATGAACGATGCTCCGAATACATTTGGTGATTCTTCCTTCTTTGACTTTTTGCCGTGTATTCGTATTActaaatcttttaaataaaaataagaataaaatataattttttatattcttaaaattatagcTAAACTAGTCATTTACTTGTGCATTACacgataattattattattttaatataaaattaagttcatgaatataatttaataaaaattttaatatttaatatttaatattaatttataatatttcaaaaaataacaaactaactaattttaaacattcttaattttttaaaattttaaaattttattactatgataatataaaaattagtttaaaatatatattaattaattttaatattatataacttaataatataattgataatactatttttatgattaaaaatttattatataattaaaaagttatattattaaatataatattaaaaatataatttaagatgttatattttagaattaaaattataatttaattaaaaaataacttattagttaatataatattagaatataattaatatgctattttttaggatagaattgtattattatctaattaggaaataatttattagttaacatagtattaaaaaataataaatatactattttttaacaatagagtcagtatttaattagaaatgtaacttattaatcaataaattaataaaaaaactagaaaattatacataagCTTAAATCTTATGTGTAAAAAATAgtacacatattaaaataaaaattctacacataaaaaattaagcatacgtataaaaaattaatacatatatagaatttgaaaaactttttatatattttatatatttttttatataaaaagtcacttgttttcaaacgaaaattataaactttcacttcatttattccaaacttattttttatacttaatatattacctaaatagaaaataaaaaattataaaataaataatatattataaatttctattctttaaaaatttataaaataaaaaattataaataaacatgtattataaattttagaaatttttattttccttaaaaattaaaaaataaaaatggaaaaagattttctataaagaagcatatcattaattttaattgttattttctgttttcttttgggaaagtttaattggaatttttctTTGAGGAGAAAATAAAGACGAGAAACACGTTGGATCACttgtttattaaaatatagaattgGGAAAAAGAATTGTAAATGAGCGATTGGGTTATCCACCACAAGGATGGTTAAAACATTACTATTGACAGCATGTAGAAGAAGTTATCTCGTATTGCTGGGCTGATCGGTAAGTTGGTTTTGCCACAAACCTGCCAGTTGCTCTTCACCTTTGTTGCTGAGTTATGTTGCGAGTTACGAGGAATATTAAGGGTTATGGTCTGAGTTATCTTACTTCTGGAGAAACCCGTGCACTTCGAAGACACCATCAATTACTCTTAGAACGCCATCAATTTAGCCATTGAATAAATCCATAGGGTATGCAGGGCTTAGTACGCATGATTGTGGTTCTAAACAATTTGAGATGGTAGTCATGTAAAACCAGATCATCGCAGAACCTCGGATCATAGTTAGAATGAGATGGTAAAAAGGCTAACTTGAGAACATATCTATCTCAAATTGAACAGATATAGCATTCATTTGATACTATAGAATTGCATCTGATCATTGCAAGATATTGTTCTATTTAGCTTAAACTTGGAGAAAGAGCAACAACATATGAAGTGCTAAGGctaccaaaaaaagaaagagagttaAGAGGAACTAAGAGAGCAATTCAGGCTGCATATATTTTCGCCCTTCCTCTCCTGCCTCTACATTAGTTAATACATAAGCACTTTATGCAACTTGTAAGttaagaatatttatgagattttggcATTAGCAAATATCGGTTGTAGAAATAGGCACAACCTTGCAAATTGCTAAACAAAGCTAACAAGTTTCAGAAGAACATTCATATACTTAAATTAGTACAAGTCGAGTGACTCAAGTACCCTGCGAGCTTGTATATGTAGTGCAGTCATTCTCTGCTCAGGGTCAAGGGTTGAGCCAAATTGACTGGCTGCCCATATCAAGGATGCCGATGTCTCACCAAGAAGTCGCCTTATGTCTTCATGTATAGTATACAATGGAGGTCCTTCCCTTCTATTAACATGGCCAATGAATAGCAGCAAGAATTCCCCACATTTCAacctaataataaataaaaccatCATACTTTTAGGAGTAAATTTGGAATCCAAAACATATTTTTTGACTTTggagacaaaaaaaaaatcttatgtgttaaaaaaatgatgaaacaTTATCTAAAGCACATGTAAACACAAAGATGACAAGCTTCACGTACACGTAAAGCCATTTAAAATACTAGTGGACCTTCGGTTAGAGATCTTGCTTAAAGGCACTCTATAATCATAATTTGATAATCAAAAGtgaaaacttaataaataaataaataaatataatataatatatacaaaaaaattgtGAGGGCTGTATAAAAACAGTTTCATTGACATTAACTAATAACAGACTGCTTTCTTTTCTgtatcaatttcatcaatatttttacattgtcttcttttttcattAGTGGTGTTCTCCATGTCAAGTAATCGAGATTTAATATCTAATCAAAGCAACATAATCCcaatattaatatgagaaatcaatgaGAACCTGAGATTTTCATCCACTTGCTTGTCCCTAATGAGCACCGCCACTTCCTCAATACCATTACAAACCTCAAAATCCTATCCACatatcaacaaaaaaataGACATTAAGTATGGTGAGTAAAACAATCTAACCGATTTGAAATTATGGTTCAATCTTGTTGCAAAAGAGAATTGCTATTGCATATCACTAGCATTTGTAAGTTTCcaaaatcatatattatttcagttaAAGCTACTGAACatgattatgaaaaatttgaGTCTGGCTTATTTGCACGCAAACTCCTGAGCCCcaaatttaacttatttctTCCACTTTTTAGGCGGTATAGTTTATGAGATTTAGCAACAAGTTAAAGAATTTATGAGATTTAGCTTAGGGTATATTTGGGATTGTTACGGGGTGTTGAAAAAGCAGATGtagaatttttttgatttaatatgttgatttttttcatttttttctaaacTGTTCTTTTTCAAATATGATTTTGGAAAAAGTACTAATTCACCTGCTTTTtgccaaaaataattttcaaaatttaaaaaacaaaatagcATACAAATTGAGGTTCCAACTTTGATGCCAAACAACCCCTTACTCTCACAGCCAAAGATATTACTTGATTTATTAAGAACCTTTCATAACATTCTTGATTTAGAATAAACTACTAATAAGGAAATAtacttagaataattttttttttttgtatacaTATATCTAGAGTTAATCTAGAGATAGCACCTagaacaaaatttaaaaagagagaaagaatagGATACCATTTGATTGGACGATGAATCCATCATTATTGAAATTAGAGCATCTAAACAAGCACCTTGCTCCGCCGCACCTCTACTTGATAATATATGCAACAAAACCTGCAAATCAAATCTTCCAAACTAATTATTTACAAATGCAATGTTGTATTAAAAATGAACTAAAAGGATCAACAGACACATTAGTCAATTCAGTTACTAACTTTTAGCTACCCACACATGATACAGCTAAAATTCTAACGCTATAACGGAAGACATGAAATAGTGGAATTACCTCAATAGCCTTATGTTGATGCGCCAAAATGGTGCTTTCGCTATGAAGAAGACAACAACCTTCAAGAACACGAAGAGCAAGCGCAATTTCAGCACCAGTTGAAGGACTAGTAATCTTCAGAGGCTCTACCCCAAATATAACATCCAAACTCTCCACTCTGTCATCCTCTCCTTCTTTTAAGCAATGTTCAAACAAAACTGGAACCACTGCTCATATCAAACCcggaaaaaaggaaaaaagaaataataattataataattcgATTTAATCAGAATCTGTCAATTACAAAATAGTGAAATTAGAATTAAACCTTGGAGTTCAGGTATGGACTGAGTTTGACAAAAGAGGTTGATTCTTGAGTCGGACTGAGCAACAGATCGGAGAAAGTTAAGAAGAGAGCGGAGGCCACGGAGTCGAAGGAAAGAGAATTCGGCGCTAGCATCTTTGAGACCAGTGCGGAGGGCGAGAGTTACTTCTCTGTataatctttgtttgtttAACGAGTTAACTAACTCATCCACCGCCGTTGACGACGGTTGCTGGGGCGGTGGATCTGCTGatgattcttcttcttccgGTGAGTTTTCCTTGAATCTGGAGCTCCATAATGCCCTTTTCAGAtgcattaacttttattttttctcttaaaaattcTTCTACTTTCTCCCTGTTCCgcttgtttgttttcctttttctttttcttttttcttttttcttgctCTGTTTCCAGATCATTAGACGATGAGCATGGCTGTACGGACAAGAAATACTATTGGACATAAAGACAATTATTTCTAGAAATAGGATTTATCGAagtattttccttttatttataaaaattatcgaATGTTGAGATTTGTATCTGAATCTGTCATCCATTATATATCCGGTtcaaagtaattaattaattaattaaaattaactgaATTACTACTTGAGTTATAGTAGACTATCCCAATAATTATACCTTATACAGAAAtagttatattataataaactattatttttaggttccaattttaagaaaaattatctctgtataataaaaataatatattttttctatagaaaaaataatataattgaaaatatattgtatatatatatgacaatgttatgaaaatttaagacaaattaagttatttatgGAAAGTgatttagtataataaatttattttttaaaattattaatatatttttggccatttatatacataataacTTGTTGGTATTGACTTCTTTTTATCCCGAACCCATACGTGTTTCCATAGGtcttaaagtaattaatttgttGAGAAATATGCGTACCTATATTTTTCCACCGTAGCATGCATTTCATGTCATTGTCCGTtgtcttttctatttttctaaatataattcaagcagGTTTAAATGCCTGAAGAGCATATTTGcccaaacaaataaaattacctCGTCATTCTTCTTCTAtgttatttatgaaaaaaaaaaaactaaaatctttaagtacaagaaggccATTTTTGATCGAAAATTGGCCCACTTTCACCTTTTTCTACTCCTTTTGTTGccttttattttcagtttaaaaataaattttagattttataatttattcattaattttttaatatatgtcgcatgcataataaaatattattttaagaattttaatttaaaatcttaattaaatttaaaaaaatatttaccaTCTCATCCGCCcacttttaaattatattactatatattaacataaaaattagacacaattataaaaagaaattaagtgggcaaaactaaaataataaaagggaataaatataattagtgaAAAAgttgaagagaaaaaagaaaaattagtacATAATCacttgaataaataaaatagaaaacaaaaataaattaatatggttagtcataaaaattagaaagcaAGGGCAtcataatttatcaaattataagaatttaataagaTTGTGGATAACAATATAAGTTCCGAAATAGTGCCACCCTGTTTATATTAAAGagtcctttttctctttttaactCTTCAActcatataatttatttccatattatttatattgattcaaccataaatgaaatataattttataaataatgtgaTATTTAAAACTGTATTATGAAATTTGTAGATATATTAAGCTTTTATTTAAAaggttattttcaaattttatgttctattaatttattatttcataaatacAAATAGATGTCAAAtcacttaaattatatttattttattaaaaatacttccTATATCAATATTTACTGTAAAAAGAATGAGAGAAATATAACCAAttccaaaaataaagtattctttgatatatataaaaaatacttctatctcttatatataataaaacaaaattatataatattgtttGAAACTTTactctttaaataattatttacacAACAAGGCAAcaaaacatatattatattggaAATAAATTTAGAGCCTAGTAAATGCtatttgtacatattattAAGATAAATGTACAAAATTCTATTAGAGCAAcattaaaatgattttcaatttttaataagtcTTCTTAAGCTGATTATGGACGAAccaaaaatatgtattaagCTACATATAAatcaaacataaatataaatcttatatttttaaaatgaaatttgggAGGTGAAAAGAACATATTATTAGAGTTTTGATGTTTTTTTAGTAAGGGTATAGTTTCATTGTTATAAGAATCTAAATActtactataaatataaaattattatcatttttagcTTTAGCACTtttaaatgacatttttaattttatttccatgtattcttaaatatattttgatatatttttaatatattttttgaaacacATCTCTTATTGTTATCACAATGCACTAACTACTATAGAAAAATATGTTATATCCTTCAATTCATggatattagaaataaaataaaaaataaaaaaataaaaaatctatctCACTTGTttaatttgatgatgatgcaaGTTAAATGATATTGTTTcggtatattttatatatatttttaatttttttttgaaaaaatatgaaaaataaaacaaattatataaataaaaattaaaaaaaatgtaaaaataaagtttcttaaaaaagtcataaaaatatatttttaaaaaaaaccttaaattaaatttaataaaaaatactcatacagaaaataaattaaatttggaaAGAATATATTCTCACAAGATACattttcaaaagaattttgtCAGAATGCATGAACCAGAAAATATGACAATGGGATCATCAAAACttgatattttaatcaattagtTGCCTACTTTAATCAATTAGTTACAAGATATGACACTATCCCAAGATTTGCTACGAATCAGACAATGAACCCATGTCTATTTGATGTTCTTGTTTAATTGTTAAGATGTCTTCACATGTGATGGCTGTTTGTTCAAGTCATAGTACTccctaaaatatttaataataatcttatacTTGTGTTGCCTGTTTTTGTCCAATAGATTACTTGGCAATATGACTACCTTCACCATATTATCAAATCTCTATATCAACTGGGACTcctaaaaattattgattaagaAATGAATTTGCAACTCAAAAATaccctataatttttttcgggaaatttcattaatttaatattttttttattttagaattcatgtgaatataattataataaataatgtttaaaTTGCACAACACTGTAGAATTACTGACgtgaaaattgaaagaataGTGATTATTGCATGCCACTATAGTTAACAGTATTATGCAATTTGGCTGTTATTTGctaacgtttatatttatagagtaccaaagtgataaaaaataaaccatattatcctaaaaataaaaattcattaaatcaCACGgtagtttagttttattattattatattattattaagcaatttttttgagaaataaacagttttttttttttttatattaagtaTAGAATTGGAACAAGTAAAGGATCGTATACATATTATAATACTACTTCTTTTGCAATCAAACTTTCACAAATTAATGAGAAGGAAATAATTTGTTTACTAGCATGAGTCTTTGAAATCTCATAACTCATGTAGCATGCCAATTATCCACCATTGGTGAATGCAGAGATTCAAATTTTACAACTTTTCATGCCCATTTGATGTGGAGAGTACTACTAAGACTAAGGGTATTATTATAAGGattattcaaatattattgattCTTAAAAGTTTCAAATTACTTTTGAAGATTTCTTGCccatatatattcttaaattacaTGGGTGAAATTTGCACATATGTTTTggaaattttactttttaattccccttagggaaaatctaaatattacaAGAACATTCCAAGCAGAGCTAATTCAAGAAGCCTACGACGTGaaaacaatatattttattgtcttAGACACCATCAGAATTCTATATTACACAATAGAAGCAGTTCCCATTTTCCTGGAAACCTTCCTTATAGAGATTCTGTTTCTCTAATACTGTCTGTTTAGGACATATATATGTAacaacttttatttcttttcccaGTTATTGCAGCACTCCAAACTAAACACCCAACAAGCTATGAAATATGGATTGTTCATCAAACCAATATAGAGAACTAGTAAGGAAGTTTATTTATAAGAGCTAAAGCATTGCAAGTGATTCTTGCAACATTGGATATGCTCTTCTTGATCTTTTTCTTCGCTGAAGAACTTACCCTAGTATCATCAATTTCATCACTGCAGGTATCTTCATTTGTAAGAGCAGCACTAACCCAAGTTTGTATGTTAGAAATCTGGAATCTCAAATCGGTACTGTTCAACTTGAGGCTGCCAAAAGCATCCAATGATTGGCTAAGTTCATCGATGCTGTCTCCCATTTCGTCTATGCAGTCTTCAATAACTTGGGCTTCGGTCTTGCTCAATCCCTTTTGCTTCGAGAGAACTGTTACTAAGGAAGATGTGTTGTAAGCAACTTGTAAGGATACGTTTAATGCAGTGCTACAAAGGGTTAGATCATCGGTTTTGATAGTGTAGCAATAGGGAGAAAGGGAGCTATAGCAGAGTTTTGGGTATGTGGTAGAATTGCAGGCAGTTTTTAGGTATTCCTTGTAGGCGCTGCTCGAAGATTTGGTGGTGGCGGCCGTGGCGCTGGATGATGATTTCTCCATGTTTGATATGAATAGAAGAAAGGTAAGAGTAAATTTGAGAAGATAGCTTGTAATAGTAGGTTCCATCTCTCTTTCTCGCGCTGATATGGCTATGCACGGGAAATCTAATTTATAGGCAGAAGGTTCGCGCTGAACCgataaatgattaatatatattaattaattttaagtaattGAATATGCgtcaattattaaatatcaatgtataaaacacttatatatatatatatatatatatatatatatatatatatatatatatatatatatatatatatatatatatatcacttttatttattgtgaTATAATCAgtgtaaaattattaattaaattattaaagaagATAGAATAAATCAAAAGTATGAGGCATGCAATATGAGATGGCAGATGATGATTATCCAATCCAATTTGATTCAGTGGGATCGTGCCCATGTAGAAGTCAGCATGCATGATTGTTAGTGAACCAATGAAATGGAAAGAATACAAAGAATGAGTAGACCTTGCCTGGTAGGAGATATATGCCTGTCTGGCATGAAAATGGGAAATGCGTGAAAGGGCAATTGGCATTACAGTGCAGGCAAGAGCAGCGAAACGTGCAAGAGAGATTGCTTGTGGATGTGGGCAGGACACAGCAGCCAAAAATCATACTTCATCTAAAATGATTATACCTTAAGTGCTTCTTCAGCCATaacattttttataatgaaaatgatTATACGTTATTTGCTTCTTGAACcataatatttcttataaaaaagtGTTCAATTGCTAAAACAATCGTGTATTTTTtacttgttatttttaaaattttcaaaattttagtatcaaatattaatattaattttaattttagcatttggtgaaattatcataattttttatgtgaaAGGAACTACGGCgataacaaaaaaga comes from Ricinus communis isolate WT05 ecotype wild-type chromosome 5, ASM1957865v1, whole genome shotgun sequence and encodes:
- the LOC8260643 gene encoding pectinesterase inhibitor 4 — encoded protein: MEPTITSYLLKFTLTFLLFISNMEKSSSSATAATTKSSSSAYKEYLKTACNSTTYPKLCYSSLSPYCYTIKTDDLTLCSTALNVSLQVAYNTSSLVTVLSKQKGLSKTEAQVIEDCIDEMGDSIDELSQSLDAFGSLKLNSTDLRFQISNIQTWVSAALTNEDTCSDEIDDTRVSSSAKKKIKKSISNVARITCNALALINKLPY
- the LOC8260673 gene encoding uncharacterized protein LOC8260673; the protein is MHLKRALWSSRFKENSPEEEESSADPPPQQPSSTAVDELVNSLNKQRLYREVTLALRTGLKDASAEFSFLRLRGLRSLLNFLRSVAQSDSRINLFCQTQSIPELQVVPVLFEHCLKEGEDDRVESLDVIFGVEPLKITSPSTGAEIALALRVLEGCCLLHSESTILAHQHKAIEVLLHILSSRGAAEQGACLDALISIMMDSSSNQMDFEVCNGIEEVAVLIRDKQVDENLRLKCGEFLLLFIGHVNRREGPPLYTIHEDIRRLLGETSASLIWAASQFGSTLDPEQRMTALHIQARRVLESLDLY